The Candidatus Uhrbacteria bacterium genome has a segment encoding these proteins:
- a CDS encoding inorganic diphosphatase, with protein sequence MKGINLYHEVPCGTPDEFNVVIDLPKGSSNKVEYDEEGGYFKLDRALHQSTFYPFDYGFIPQTHAGDGDATDVCLLLTHPTFSGCVVKARAIGMIKTSDQDGDDAKIIAVPVSKVDPRFDEMQSIDDLPKHVQEEFLIFFKEYKKLEKKKYDKITIGGFGDVEEAKAEIQSSMEAYKAKH encoded by the coding sequence ATGAAAGGTATCAATCTCTATCACGAGGTCCCGTGCGGCACACCGGATGAATTCAATGTTGTCATTGATCTTCCAAAGGGCTCGTCCAACAAAGTCGAGTACGATGAGGAGGGCGGTTATTTCAAGCTCGACCGCGCTCTGCATCAGTCGACCTTTTATCCGTTTGACTATGGATTTATTCCACAGACGCATGCTGGGGACGGCGATGCGACGGATGTCTGTCTGCTTCTTACGCATCCGACATTCTCGGGCTGTGTCGTGAAGGCGCGCGCCATCGGTATGATCAAGACCTCGGATCAGGATGGTGATGATGCCAAAATTATTGCCGTGCCGGTTTCCAAGGTTGATCCACGTTTTGACGAGATGCAGTCGATCGATGATTTGCCGAAGCATGTGCAAGAAGAGTTTTTGATCTTCTTTAAGGAGTATAAGAAACTTGAAAAGAAAAAGTACGACAAGATCACGATTGGCGGATTTGGCGATGTCGAGGAAGCCAAGGCGGAGATTCAGTCATCGATGGAGGCGTACAAGGCCAAGCACTAA
- a CDS encoding histidine phosphatase family protein — protein sequence MKTIYLARHGKVENPTRVFYTADFPLGSQGIHQAQALAKDILDAGCNPMRIVASTYLRTRETAEIIAQTLGSREVETDERLIEWQVGDWFGKPLDAFRVAAGYDQTPFQLKLKDIEQFEELSTRVISALHDLLDSIDENTCAVAVSHRESMVSAILKLQDANDWSHIPLIDFPPGCCWKLEFNGHELISAEKIFDRSSVI from the coding sequence ATGAAAACGATCTATCTGGCACGTCACGGCAAAGTCGAGAATCCAACCCGTGTTTTTTATACCGCCGACTTTCCGCTCGGCAGCCAAGGCATACATCAAGCGCAAGCGCTCGCCAAAGATATCTTGGACGCCGGCTGCAATCCGATGCGTATCGTCGCCTCAACCTATCTGCGTACGCGCGAGACGGCAGAAATTATCGCCCAAACACTTGGCAGCCGCGAGGTAGAAACCGATGAACGTCTCATCGAGTGGCAGGTTGGCGATTGGTTCGGCAAACCGCTCGACGCATTCCGTGTCGCCGCCGGTTACGATCAAACACCGTTCCAACTCAAGTTAAAAGACATTGAACAATTTGAAGAACTCTCCACACGCGTCATCAGTGCTCTGCACGATCTCTTGGATTCTATCGATGAAAATACTTGTGCTGTTGCCGTCAGTCACCGTGAATCCATGGTCTCCGCCATTTTGAAGCTCCAAGACGCAAATGACTGGAGCCATATTCCGCTCATCGATTTTCCTCCGGGCTGCTGCTGGAAGCTGGAGTTTAACGGCCATGAATTGATTTCCGCAGAAAAAATCTTTGATCGATCATCAGTGATATAA
- a CDS encoding kua-ubiquitin conjugating enzyme hybrid localization domain protein: MRKYLPFEVLAFLSACVCIGVLFYRWYVLGFGSWVLTPLAAIAGLLAADVTSGFVHWWMDTWGTPETPFFGEMFIRDFRVHHTDQQEMTRHGFFETNGNNAIAALLVLVPSVIWTSDRPEVLVFLILWMLGILFTNQIHKWAHQAQPPVLVMKLQSWDLILSPSLHARHHAWPYTTYYNITTGWLNFLIEKLRMYSALERGIVFVTGWKPRP, from the coding sequence ATGCGCAAATATTTGCCGTTTGAAGTATTGGCTTTTTTGTCGGCCTGCGTTTGCATTGGTGTTTTGTTTTATCGATGGTATGTATTGGGTTTTGGCTCTTGGGTTTTAACCCCGCTTGCGGCGATTGCCGGTTTGCTTGCCGCGGATGTGACATCGGGATTTGTTCACTGGTGGATGGATACTTGGGGAACACCGGAAACACCATTTTTTGGAGAGATGTTTATCCGCGATTTTCGCGTGCATCATACAGACCAACAAGAAATGACCCGTCATGGATTTTTTGAGACAAATGGCAATAACGCGATTGCCGCCTTGCTTGTGCTCGTTCCGTCCGTTATCTGGACTTCGGATCGGCCAGAAGTTTTGGTATTTTTGATTTTATGGATGCTGGGTATTCTTTTCACAAATCAAATCCATAAGTGGGCGCATCAAGCACAGCCGCCGGTTCTTGTTATGAAGCTGCAATCGTGGGATCTCATCCTCTCGCCATCGTTACACGCAAGACATCATGCCTGGCCGTATACGACTTACTATAATATTACGACAGGCTGGCTTAATTTTTTGATCGAGAAGCTTCGGATGTATTCTGCATTGGAGCGCGGGATCGTTTTTGTCACTGGTTGGAAGCCGCGCCCATAA
- a CDS encoding methyltransferase domain-containing protein, whose amino-acid sequence MAVYGKGEPENIIVQLAEKLPRGSMTLDMGSGEGRNALYLARQGIKVEAWDKNAKEIDTLKAMAAKENLEIHTEVCDMRDFRIGYNNRDAIINSFSLHYLRPEDAIERLYHIRTSLKRGGYHAILQFTENGDLARAGHQRFFPKVDETLKAYAKWEIITKSVEMRSCAQRGPQGQELNNEVLVLLARKPL is encoded by the coding sequence ATGGCCGTATACGGCAAAGGCGAACCGGAGAACATCATCGTTCAATTGGCAGAGAAACTGCCCCGCGGCAGCATGACGCTCGACATGGGCTCAGGCGAAGGCCGCAACGCCCTCTATCTCGCTCGCCAAGGCATCAAGGTCGAGGCCTGGGACAAGAACGCCAAAGAGATCGATACTCTGAAGGCGATGGCCGCCAAGGAGAATCTCGAGATCCATACCGAGGTCTGCGACATGCGCGACTTCCGTATCGGCTACAACAACCGCGACGCGATCATCAACTCGTTCAGCCTCCACTACCTGAGGCCCGAGGATGCAATCGAACGCCTCTACCACATCCGGACCTCGCTCAAGCGGGGCGGATACCACGCCATCCTGCAGTTCACCGAGAACGGCGACCTGGCGCGCGCAGGCCACCAGCGCTTCTTTCCCAAGGTCGACGAGACCCTCAAGGCCTACGCCAAGTGGGAGATCATCACCAAGAGCGTCGAGATGCGCTCCTGCGCACAGCGCGGTCCCCAAGGACAGGAGTTGAACAACGAGGTCCTCGTTCTACTCGCGCGCAAACCCCTCTGA
- a CDS encoding lamin tail domain-containing protein codes for MIPRSVGRFFRTLFYSALLSPLPFFHAPNTVHAAQTPIIGEVMWAGSSLSSADEWLELWNNSDEPLVLTGYILRGASPSDITFNETHIIPAHGAFLVANYAHDDEKSISATSVQLVTTAISLSNSALKIELLTSDGTLIDSAGDGSAPPAGSSLPNKISMIRTADNLWQSATSSINLDPDINDLATPGFCDACTEPEASPEPEPIIETPTTTEPIIEIPTSTEPVVELETPTSTDPVLEPLVGTSSTLEITDTTSTEPITEVPTTTIELPTIEQPEPAPIATNNPEPALTPTAITTSTAPLILHLHAIFPAPESGDEWIELIVPTGTTLAQAENWSLHDASASIYRFAGANERISINGNIWRISLASARLNNSGDSVELARPDGSIAERMSFPETTRGTGWRKNANNTAWIQDPPPIVQVAPAPSPVTTSAPAPIPAVTPPAPTVELPIVVATTTQTQVTTEEKKTTTAKPKATTKTTSTAKPKTTTVKKVTTPKVDPVPPLVTIDMLTQLEPEIRVTLEGTVGTIPGILSKNQFTLHTPDGRGLLVRGTSKQLSPEFGSKIRLTGTLSLNDDGLSLKMLSKDKWVKLEGTESIEPRVVDLLAPSQEDAWSLIQVTGTVLETGSGRVNLELGGVPITVKIRPVTGYRAERLSKGDLVRITGIIDTRAEEPILYPRQTPEIEIIAHAKLAPVGEPKTTWPAWTPFGAAGVTIAVTEGYKRLRRLAKDRKLKKLAALAQ; via the coding sequence ATGATCCCACGCTCCGTGGGCAGGTTTTTCCGCACGCTATTTTATTCCGCACTACTTTCCCCTCTCCCCTTTTTCCATGCGCCCAACACCGTGCATGCTGCGCAAACACCGATCATCGGTGAAGTCATGTGGGCCGGCTCGTCGCTCTCCTCCGCCGATGAGTGGCTCGAACTTTGGAACAATTCCGATGAACCACTTGTCCTCACCGGATACATTCTGCGCGGCGCAAGCCCATCGGATATCACCTTCAACGAAACACACATCATCCCCGCTCACGGCGCCTTTCTCGTCGCCAACTACGCCCACGATGATGAAAAATCCATCAGTGCAACCTCCGTACAGCTTGTAACCACGGCTATCTCACTCTCCAATAGCGCATTAAAGATAGAACTTCTCACATCCGACGGCACGCTTATTGATTCTGCCGGCGATGGCAGCGCACCTCCGGCAGGCTCATCACTTCCAAATAAAATATCGATGATCCGTACGGCAGACAACCTCTGGCAAAGCGCTACATCCTCAATAAATCTCGACCCAGACATCAACGATCTCGCAACTCCAGGTTTTTGCGATGCATGCACAGAACCAGAAGCATCGCCCGAACCAGAACCGATCATCGAAACACCAACAACGACAGAACCCATCATTGAAATCCCTACATCAACCGAGCCTGTCGTCGAACTGGAAACGCCTACTTCAACAGATCCCGTGCTGGAACCGCTTGTCGGGACATCCAGTACCCTTGAAATAACAGACACGACATCAACGGAGCCAATCACTGAAGTTCCAACAACGACGATAGAACTTCCAACGATTGAACAACCGGAGCCTGCACCCATCGCAACAAATAACCCCGAACCCGCACTAACTCCGACAGCGATCACAACATCAACCGCTCCACTCATTCTTCATTTGCATGCGATATTCCCCGCTCCAGAATCCGGCGATGAATGGATTGAGCTAATCGTTCCAACAGGAACAACGCTCGCCCAAGCAGAAAACTGGAGCCTGCATGATGCTTCCGCCTCTATCTATCGATTCGCTGGCGCAAATGAACGTATCTCAATCAACGGAAACATCTGGCGCATCTCACTTGCTTCAGCGCGTCTCAATAATAGCGGAGACTCAGTCGAGCTCGCTCGTCCCGACGGAAGCATCGCAGAACGAATGTCTTTTCCTGAAACAACGCGCGGAACCGGCTGGAGAAAAAACGCAAACAATACGGCCTGGATTCAAGATCCGCCGCCAATCGTTCAAGTGGCACCCGCTCCAAGCCCAGTAACAACCTCCGCTCCCGCTCCAATCCCAGCCGTCACCCCACCAGCTCCAACAGTCGAGCTACCGATTGTCGTTGCTACCACAACACAAACTCAAGTTACCACTGAAGAAAAGAAAACAACTACAGCAAAACCAAAGGCAACAACCAAAACAACAAGCACCGCTAAACCAAAAACCACAACCGTTAAAAAAGTAACGACACCAAAAGTCGATCCAGTCCCGCCTCTCGTCACTATCGATATGCTCACGCAATTAGAACCGGAAATCCGAGTCACGCTGGAAGGAACCGTCGGAACCATTCCCGGCATCCTTTCTAAAAACCAATTCACGCTCCATACACCCGACGGACGCGGACTACTCGTGCGGGGCACTAGCAAACAGCTCTCGCCGGAATTCGGCAGCAAAATCCGTCTCACCGGAACATTAAGCTTGAACGATGACGGTCTATCGCTAAAGATGCTCTCCAAAGATAAATGGGTAAAGCTGGAAGGAACAGAATCGATTGAACCCCGCGTCGTCGATCTCCTCGCTCCATCACAAGAAGATGCCTGGAGTCTGATCCAGGTAACAGGCACCGTGCTTGAAACCGGTAGCGGCCGCGTAAACCTGGAGCTTGGCGGTGTCCCGATCACGGTCAAAATCCGTCCGGTAACCGGCTACCGGGCAGAACGCCTCTCCAAAGGCGACCTCGTACGCATCACGGGTATCATCGACACCCGCGCTGAAGAACCGATCCTCTACCCCCGCCAAACTCCGGAAATCGAGATTATCGCCCATGCCAAGCTAGCCCCTGTCGGAGAACCTAAAACGACCTGGCCCGCTTGGACGCCCTTTGGCGCCGCTGGAGTTACCATCGCCGTTACAGAGGGCTATAAACGCCTCAGACGCCTAGCCAAGGACCGAAAACTCAAGAAACTCGCTGCCCTTGCACAATAA
- the lexA gene encoding transcriptional repressor LexA has product MPAPLTPKQKEVLDYIVNFINEHGYPPSYREIAGGLELASPSTVHTHVQALRTRGFLRGAESTGGNRELEPTDKAVRWGRSVILPLKGLITAGQPIEAVEERETFAVPVDLVPDSANSYVLRVKGESMIDEGIFDGDYVIVERNPSPKNGEVVVALLENAYATLKKFYREKDRIRLQPANKTMQPIYCYDPLIQGVVRAVIRSYRQV; this is encoded by the coding sequence ATGCCAGCCCCTCTCACGCCAAAACAAAAAGAAGTTCTCGATTACATCGTGAATTTCATCAACGAGCACGGTTATCCTCCGTCGTATCGTGAGATTGCCGGCGGATTGGAGCTCGCGTCCCCTTCTACGGTTCACACGCATGTTCAAGCTTTGCGTACGCGCGGATTTTTGCGCGGCGCAGAATCAACAGGAGGCAATCGTGAACTTGAGCCGACCGACAAAGCCGTGCGTTGGGGCCGCAGTGTTATCTTGCCGCTTAAAGGTTTGATTACAGCCGGACAGCCGATTGAAGCGGTGGAAGAGCGCGAGACATTCGCCGTTCCGGTGGACCTAGTCCCCGACTCCGCCAATTCTTATGTTTTGCGCGTGAAGGGAGAATCCATGATCGATGAAGGAATTTTTGATGGCGATTATGTGATCGTGGAAAGAAACCCGTCTCCCAAGAATGGTGAAGTTGTCGTTGCGCTTCTTGAGAATGCTTATGCGACGCTGAAGAAGTTTTATCGGGAGAAAGATCGTATCCGTTTGCAACCAGCCAATAAAACCATGCAGCCGATTTATTGTTACGATCCGTTAATTCAAGGCGTGGTACGTGCTGTTATCCGTTCGTACAGACAGGTTTAG
- a CDS encoding DNA polymerase IV codes for MPERIIIHVDMNSYFASVEQQANPSLRGRPVGVCAYLHPGGCIIAASVEAKQRGVKVGMTVDQAREVCAQTIFVQNDPTKYRAVTSRFFKILHDLSDTIEHYSIDEAFVDLTGWVRDEAEAAFLASRVKYRLTTEVGDWLRCSIGIAPTRFLAKFASERKKPDGLTFVNASNIDDHLSRVDLEDLCGIGPRLRRRLHRYGIRTPLELKYHPIGNLMRLLGKNGFYWWSRLHAMECEKLSSGDTLPKSVGHSYCVPNRVNREGNVEAVLTKLTERAGRRLRAYGLLAQSVSISVGLRSGEYVGDWVRFEESADDSFSIVRQVSRLLHRVWHGEAVSFLAVTLGELSLPDGQMRFGDLLEPAQGVHDAPGLRDPGILRVSKSVDLIRDRYGDSSIVFGRMFRLGDEAPDRIGFRKIVGAGYER; via the coding sequence ATGCCCGAACGGATTATTATCCATGTCGACATGAATTCGTATTTTGCTTCTGTAGAACAGCAAGCGAATCCGTCTTTGCGTGGGCGTCCGGTCGGGGTATGTGCGTATTTGCATCCAGGTGGATGTATTATTGCTGCTTCGGTTGAGGCAAAACAACGCGGCGTAAAGGTTGGAATGACGGTCGATCAAGCACGAGAAGTCTGTGCTCAGACGATTTTTGTACAGAATGATCCGACAAAATATCGAGCCGTCACATCTCGTTTTTTTAAAATTCTTCACGACTTATCCGACACGATCGAACATTATTCTATTGATGAGGCTTTTGTAGATTTAACCGGCTGGGTGCGTGATGAGGCTGAGGCGGCTTTTTTGGCGAGTCGAGTGAAATATCGCTTAACAACAGAGGTGGGCGATTGGCTCAGATGTTCTATTGGGATTGCGCCTACGCGTTTTTTAGCCAAGTTTGCGTCTGAAAGAAAAAAACCGGATGGTCTGACATTTGTGAATGCATCCAACATTGACGACCATCTTTCGCGAGTGGATCTTGAGGATTTGTGCGGCATTGGCCCGCGGCTTCGTCGGCGTTTGCATCGATATGGAATACGGACGCCGCTTGAGCTGAAATATCATCCGATCGGAAATTTGATGCGTTTGCTTGGAAAGAATGGTTTTTATTGGTGGAGCCGTTTGCATGCTATGGAATGCGAGAAGCTGTCTTCTGGTGATACGCTTCCTAAATCCGTCGGGCATTCTTACTGCGTTCCTAATCGTGTTAATCGCGAAGGTAATGTCGAAGCTGTATTAACCAAGCTGACTGAGCGCGCAGGGCGACGCTTGCGTGCTTATGGGCTTTTGGCTCAGAGTGTCTCTATTTCCGTCGGACTGCGATCAGGCGAGTATGTCGGTGATTGGGTACGGTTTGAAGAATCGGCAGATGATTCATTTTCTATTGTGCGTCAGGTATCACGTCTTCTGCATCGCGTGTGGCACGGTGAAGCGGTGAGTTTTTTAGCGGTGACCCTCGGCGAGCTTTCGCTGCCGGATGGTCAAATGCGCTTCGGAGATTTGCTTGAGCCGGCTCAGGGCGTTCATGATGCGCCTGGTTTGCGAGATCCTGGGATTTTACGGGTCTCTAAATCTGTTGATTTGATCCGGGATCGCTATGGAGATAGCTCTATTGTCTTTGGGCGGATGTTTCGTCTGGGTGATGAGGCTCCGGATCGTATTGGATTCCGTAAGATTGTCGGCGCGGGATATGAGAGGTAA
- a CDS encoding DNA helicase UvrD, with protein MRVITDFHLHSKWSRACSKDLTLPNIAHTCERKGIDFVGTSDFTHPAWRQEIVRDLVDDGGGTFRLQDGSSKTRFLLSTELSCIYKRGGKVRRVHLCILCSSLEGVDRFTKALVNRGCNLKADGRPILGIDSEELLKMLLDADPGALMIPAHAWTPWFAVFGSQSGFDSLEECFGEMTPHIHAIETGLSSDPKMNWRLPSLDQVFLVSNSDAHSLDKLGREANVFEMKEPSFAELRRILVEKDVKKFIETIEFFPEEGKYHVDGHRLCDFSCTPQETKRLKGLCPKCGKPLTVGVLHRIDDLAERAEGERGKLAVPFRSIVPLAELIGSVLDVGPSSKKVAREVERLVKDGRTEFGVLLDEPAQVLSQHVSPEIVEAILHMRKGEMDIRPGFDGEYGVIRVAQDTPKQKQQNLL; from the coding sequence ATGCGCGTGATTACGGATTTTCATCTCCACTCCAAATGGTCGCGGGCTTGTTCCAAGGATCTGACTTTGCCGAATATCGCGCATACGTGCGAACGGAAAGGTATCGATTTTGTCGGAACTTCTGATTTTACGCATCCAGCTTGGCGGCAAGAGATTGTTCGGGATTTGGTCGATGATGGCGGCGGTACGTTTCGATTGCAGGATGGATCGTCCAAGACGCGTTTTCTTCTTTCAACGGAACTCTCCTGTATTTACAAACGGGGCGGGAAAGTCCGCCGTGTACATTTGTGTATTTTGTGTTCCTCGCTAGAAGGCGTTGATCGGTTTACGAAAGCGCTTGTTAATCGCGGATGCAACTTAAAAGCCGATGGCAGGCCTATTCTTGGTATTGATTCGGAAGAACTGTTGAAGATGCTTTTGGATGCTGATCCTGGCGCCTTGATGATTCCGGCGCATGCTTGGACTCCTTGGTTTGCGGTTTTTGGTTCCCAATCCGGATTTGATTCGCTTGAAGAATGTTTTGGCGAGATGACGCCTCATATCCATGCGATCGAGACGGGTCTCTCTTCTGATCCAAAGATGAATTGGCGTTTGCCTTCACTTGATCAAGTATTTTTGGTTTCAAATTCCGATGCGCATTCACTTGATAAGCTCGGACGCGAGGCAAATGTTTTTGAGATGAAGGAGCCGAGCTTTGCGGAGCTGCGTCGTATCTTGGTAGAGAAAGATGTGAAGAAATTTATCGAGACGATTGAATTTTTTCCTGAAGAGGGGAAATACCATGTGGACGGACATCGTCTTTGCGATTTCTCTTGCACGCCGCAAGAAACAAAACGCTTGAAAGGCTTGTGTCCAAAATGTGGAAAGCCGCTTACGGTCGGTGTGTTACATCGTATCGATGATTTGGCGGAGCGGGCAGAAGGCGAGCGCGGGAAACTAGCTGTGCCATTCCGCTCGATTGTTCCGCTCGCAGAATTAATCGGTAGCGTTCTGGATGTTGGACCATCTTCAAAGAAAGTTGCGAGAGAGGTTGAGCGATTGGTGAAGGATGGGCGAACGGAGTTTGGCGTTTTGCTTGATGAGCCAGCCCAAGTGCTATCGCAGCATGTATCACCGGAAATCGTTGAGGCTATTTTGCATATGCGTAAAGGGGAGATGGATATTAGGCCTGGTTTTGATGGGGAATATGGCGTGATCCGTGTCGCGCAAGATACGCCCAAGCAAAAACAGCAGAATCTTTTGTAA
- a CDS encoding adenylate/guanylate cyclase domain-containing protein, with the protein MPKKAKTLPSCELLHALLDERIEHPEHTKKLDAKIKKSFKQLRTIFILDMSGFSKTVQRYGIIHYLAMIQRMLRIVRPIVSRYDGIVIKFEADNCFAVFPTPEKALLASEQIHHDLEIANLMTDDMSDVHVSIGIGHGPVLLFCEDMYGNELNLASKLGEDVAERGEILLTSAARKLVKNKKFRFEKVPITISGVTMFAHRLSTSAS; encoded by the coding sequence ATGCCTAAAAAAGCCAAAACCCTGCCTTCTTGCGAGCTTTTACACGCTTTGCTCGACGAGCGCATTGAACATCCAGAGCACACCAAAAAGCTGGACGCCAAGATCAAAAAGAGCTTTAAACAGCTCCGCACGATCTTTATTTTAGACATGTCCGGCTTCTCCAAGACCGTCCAGCGCTATGGCATCATCCACTACCTCGCCATGATCCAGCGCATGCTACGTATCGTTAGACCGATCGTAAGCAGATATGACGGCATCGTGATTAAATTCGAGGCCGATAACTGCTTTGCCGTTTTCCCAACACCGGAAAAAGCCCTGCTTGCATCCGAACAAATCCATCACGATTTGGAAATCGCTAACTTGATGACGGACGATATGAGCGATGTACACGTTTCCATCGGCATCGGTCATGGACCAGTGTTATTGTTCTGTGAAGACATGTACGGCAATGAATTGAATCTTGCTTCCAAACTTGGAGAAGATGTTGCGGAGCGCGGAGAAATTCTTTTAACGAGTGCTGCGCGCAAGTTGGTAAAGAATAAAAAATTCCGCTTTGAAAAAGTTCCAATCACGATCAGCGGCGTCACAATGTTCGCACATCGACTATCCACATCTGCTTCTTGA
- a CDS encoding RNA-binding protein — protein sequence MPTKLFVGGIPYRTSDEELRQHFSQAGEVLSVYIPMDRETQRPRGFAFVEMAEDAAADNAISMFDGTDMGGRRIAVNKARPMEARAPRA from the coding sequence ATGCCCACGAAATTGTTCGTCGGAGGCATCCCGTACCGCACGTCGGACGAGGAGCTTCGACAGCATTTCTCCCAGGCTGGTGAGGTGCTCTCCGTTTACATCCCGATGGATCGTGAAACGCAGCGCCCGCGTGGTTTCGCCTTCGTTGAGATGGCGGAAGACGCCGCTGCCGACAACGCAATCTCCATGTTTGATGGTACGGACATGGGCGGTCGCCGCATTGCGGTGAACAAGGCCCGTCCGATGGAAGCCCGCGCCCCTCGCGCCTAA
- the gatB gene encoding Asp-tRNA(Asn)/Glu-tRNA(Gln) amidotransferase subunit GatB, translated as MRLLPIIGLEIHVRLKTKSKMFCGCANVDDSEPPNTAICHVCTGQPGALPAVNMEAVRLGVRTGLALGCRIPDEAHFDRKNYFYPDLPKGYQISQFDHPICIEGYFDVEVPGNVPPRDRIRVGITRAHLEEDAAKNIHDGASNATLVDFNRAGQPLLEIVTEPDIRTPNEARAFLQELQAVLRAVGASDADMEKGFMRCDANVSLLEVDDDNKPLKAGYNPKIEIKNLNSFRSVERALTYEIERQLEVYNSGGVPQGATRGFDENKNVTFEQRLKETFADYRYFPEPDLRPLDLKAVREQEKSRLPELPAARRTRLMEEWSFASEDARVLVANEGWADFAEATLGELGGWLESSDQRNDVSGGELLANHKTKYAKLVSGWLSSKLAGILSAHGKSITQANITPENFAEFLHLIESGKINSANAQKLLQLMVDTGADPSQIMEEHHLGQMNDPEALAKLITDLVAQNPEKVAEIKAGKLPLVKWFVGVVMKSTEGRANPEAAETEIKKQIGV; from the coding sequence ATGCGCCTGCTTCCGATTATCGGCCTGGAAATCCACGTCCGACTCAAAACCAAAAGCAAGATGTTTTGCGGCTGCGCAAACGTCGACGACAGCGAACCGCCAAATACGGCGATTTGCCATGTTTGTACTGGCCAACCCGGAGCTCTACCGGCCGTCAACATGGAAGCGGTTCGCTTAGGCGTACGCACAGGCCTCGCGCTTGGCTGCCGTATTCCGGATGAAGCTCACTTTGACCGCAAAAACTATTTCTATCCCGACCTGCCAAAAGGCTACCAAATCTCCCAATTTGATCATCCGATCTGCATCGAGGGCTATTTTGATGTAGAAGTTCCCGGCAACGTTCCTCCGCGCGATCGTATCCGCGTCGGAATCACTCGCGCCCACCTGGAAGAAGACGCCGCAAAAAACATTCACGATGGTGCCAGCAACGCCACGCTCGTCGATTTCAACCGCGCCGGTCAGCCATTGCTTGAAATCGTCACAGAGCCGGATATCCGCACGCCAAATGAAGCTCGTGCATTCTTGCAGGAACTTCAAGCCGTTCTCCGTGCCGTAGGCGCATCCGATGCCGACATGGAAAAAGGCTTCATGCGCTGCGACGCCAACGTCTCGCTTCTTGAAGTCGATGACGACAATAAACCGCTCAAAGCCGGCTACAACCCAAAAATTGAAATCAAGAACTTGAACTCATTCCGTTCCGTCGAGCGTGCGCTTACGTATGAGATTGAGCGTCAGCTTGAAGTCTACAACTCCGGCGGCGTGCCACAAGGCGCAACGCGCGGCTTTGATGAGAACAAAAACGTTACGTTTGAGCAGCGTCTCAAAGAAACCTTTGCCGACTATCGCTATTTCCCGGAACCGGATCTGCGTCCGCTCGACTTGAAAGCGGTACGCGAACAGGAAAAATCACGCCTACCAGAACTCCCGGCCGCACGCCGCACAAGATTGATGGAAGAATGGAGTTTTGCCTCGGAAGACGCGCGCGTCCTCGTTGCAAATGAAGGCTGGGCAGATTTTGCTGAAGCAACCCTCGGAGAGCTTGGCGGTTGGCTTGAATCTTCAGACCAAAGAAACGATGTCAGCGGCGGCGAGCTACTCGCAAATCACAAAACAAAATACGCTAAACTCGTCTCCGGATGGCTGAGCAGCAAACTCGCCGGCATTCTTTCCGCCCATGGAAAATCGATCACTCAAGCAAATATCACCCCGGAAAACTTTGCCGAATTCCTCCACTTGATCGAATCCGGAAAAATCAATTCCGCCAATGCACAAAAATTACTTCAACTCATGGTCGACACCGGAGCCGATCCGTCACAAATCATGGAAGAGCATCATCTCGGTCAAATGAACGATCCGGAGGCACTCGCAAAACTCATCACCGATCTCGTAGCACAGAATCCGGAAAAAGTTGCCGAGATCAAAGCCGGAAAACTTCCGCTCGTAAAATGGTTTGTCGGTGTCGTGATGAAATCAACAGAAGGCCGCGCAAATCCGGAAGCCGCGGAAACGGAAATCAAGAAACAAATCGGAGTCTAG